One region of Catenuloplanes indicus genomic DNA includes:
- a CDS encoding ATP-binding protein — MTSIVAYADILGEDLAGLGDEHRRMLDTIARSGTGLSDMVDTLLELAGLESGHLPLTVRRVDLAGIVARAVSDAAPAATHDGLWLTTDLPPHLDVDGDAARLRQVADILLSNAVRYSTPGGGVHVRLARGHAAAELHVTDTGIGVPDEDRERLFDRFYRAGNVRHQGVSGTGLGLSLARTIVDLHGGVIRVDARPAAGTTVHVRLPLHADVTTPYGPDAIPAGMRRGPVPDGPSGYPPALPAVGTSRGRLPGPPASLPEGAIAGPLTAALTALAETPDDAPGLDGQIEELVGLVADRVGATDCASVTRRRDDTWTTVAASSDLAVAVDRAQYDDGQGPCLQPLDDDTPVTVPRIAGTVAWPGFRRVATHLGLHCSVSVPLFAGSGTTIASLDLYGRDSEAMAPLIKGIWTIFDPGGLRPGDLALRVLDDGGEDLLSGLSAALAVRATIQLALQVIMHRTSSGAEQAYVSLRLHAATAGIGLRAAAEDVIAGAAP, encoded by the coding sequence TTGACGTCCATCGTGGCCTACGCCGACATCCTCGGCGAGGACCTCGCCGGGCTCGGCGACGAGCACCGGCGGATGCTGGACACGATCGCCCGCAGCGGCACCGGCCTCAGCGACATGGTCGACACGCTCCTCGAACTCGCCGGCCTGGAGAGCGGCCACCTTCCGCTGACCGTCCGGCGGGTCGACCTGGCCGGGATCGTCGCCCGTGCGGTCAGTGACGCCGCGCCCGCGGCCACGCACGACGGCCTGTGGCTGACCACCGACCTGCCGCCGCATCTGGACGTGGACGGCGACGCCGCGCGGCTGCGTCAGGTCGCCGACATCCTGCTGTCCAACGCCGTCCGGTACAGCACACCGGGCGGCGGCGTGCACGTGCGCCTCGCACGCGGGCACGCCGCCGCGGAGCTGCACGTGACCGACACCGGCATCGGCGTGCCCGACGAGGACCGGGAGCGGCTCTTCGACCGCTTCTACCGGGCCGGGAACGTACGCCATCAGGGCGTGTCCGGAACCGGTCTCGGGCTCAGCCTGGCCCGGACCATCGTGGATCTGCACGGCGGCGTCATCCGCGTGGACGCGCGGCCGGCAGCGGGCACCACCGTGCACGTCCGGCTTCCGCTGCACGCGGATGTCACCACGCCGTACGGTCCGGACGCGATCCCGGCCGGGATGCGACGCGGGCCCGTCCCGGACGGGCCATCAGGGTATCCGCCGGCCCTGCCCGCCGTCGGCACGTCCCGCGGCCGGTTGCCGGGACCACCGGCGTCGCTGCCCGAGGGTGCGATCGCCGGCCCGCTGACCGCGGCGCTCACCGCGCTGGCCGAGACCCCGGACGACGCACCGGGTCTGGACGGGCAGATCGAGGAACTCGTCGGCCTGGTCGCGGACCGGGTCGGCGCGACCGACTGCGCCTCCGTCACCCGCCGGCGCGACGACACCTGGACCACGGTCGCAGCCAGCAGCGACCTCGCCGTCGCGGTCGACCGGGCGCAGTACGACGACGGGCAGGGACCGTGCCTGCAACCGCTCGACGACGACACCCCGGTCACCGTCCCGCGCATCGCGGGGACGGTGGCCTGGCCCGGGTTCCGGCGGGTGGCAACCCACCTCGGCCTGCACTGCTCGGTGTCGGTGCCGCTCTTCGCCGGCAGCGGCACCACGATCGCCTCGCTCGACCTCTACGGACGCGACTCCGAGGCCATGGCGCCCCTCATCAAGGGCATCTGGACGATCTTCGACCCCGGCGGGCTCCGGCCCGGTGACCTCGCGCTGCGGGTACTGGACGATGGTGGTGAGGATCTGCTGTCCGGGCTGTCCGCGGCGCTGGCCGTGCGGGCCACCATCCAGCTCGCGCTCCAGGTGATCATGCACCGCACCTCCTCCGGCGCGGAGCAGGCCTACGTGTCCCTGCGCCTGCACGCGGCCACCGCCGGCATCGGCCTGCGCGCCGCCGCGGAGGACGTCATCGCCGGCGCCGCGCCGTAG
- a CDS encoding SDR family NAD(P)-dependent oxidoreductase: MDYTGITALVTGASKGIGRAYAHELARRGAHVALLARSAEALDALAAEIRTRHPVDAHPLTADLSTPDGPAHAVRDLAARKITIDLLINNAGAGTVGPFLHRPYPPQRRNVDLNVHGLMALTHALGGQMITRGRGGIINVSSTAAFQPMPYQAGYAATKAFVLSFSEALAHELRGTGVHVMAAHPGAVATGFFDGTTAVMDPRVTDSPDRIAAKTLDDFARGRLNSYPGRPLHRVQTIAARLLPRATTVRATGALNRRLGHHTAKDL, translated from the coding sequence ATGGACTACACCGGCATCACCGCGCTCGTCACCGGCGCGTCGAAGGGCATCGGCCGGGCATACGCACACGAGCTGGCCCGGCGCGGCGCGCACGTCGCGCTGCTGGCCCGGTCGGCCGAAGCGCTCGACGCGCTGGCCGCCGAGATCCGCACCCGGCACCCGGTCGACGCGCACCCGCTCACCGCCGACCTGAGCACACCGGACGGCCCCGCGCACGCGGTACGCGATTTGGCCGCGCGCAAGATCACGATCGACCTGCTGATCAACAACGCCGGCGCCGGCACCGTCGGCCCGTTCCTGCACCGCCCGTACCCCCCGCAGCGCCGCAACGTCGACCTCAACGTGCACGGCCTGATGGCGCTCACCCACGCACTCGGCGGCCAGATGATCACCCGCGGCCGCGGCGGCATCATCAACGTCTCCTCCACCGCCGCCTTCCAGCCGATGCCCTACCAGGCCGGATACGCGGCCACGAAGGCGTTCGTCCTGTCGTTCAGCGAGGCACTCGCACACGAACTCCGCGGCACCGGCGTCCACGTGATGGCCGCCCACCCCGGCGCGGTCGCCACCGGCTTCTTCGACGGCACCACCGCGGTCATGGACCCCCGCGTCACCGACTCACCCGACCGGATCGCCGCAAAAACCCTCGACGACTTCGCACGCGGGCGCCTCAACTCCTACCCAGGCCGCCCGCTGCACCGCGTCCAGACCATCGCCGCCCGGCTACTCCCGCGCGCCACCACAGTCCGCGCCACCGGCGCACTCAACCGCCGCCTCGGCCACCACACCGCCAAGGACCTCTGA
- a CDS encoding MarR family winged helix-turn-helix transcriptional regulator, whose amino-acid sequence MDLLAVVAAAFEIEMRTTERLTVFLAEHRLTPATAHALWVIDPDEPPPSMKVMTDRLHCNAPNLTFLANQLIDRGLVTRDTDPVDRRSRVLMLTARGREVRDGLIRTTLAITPYAVLNSDEIAQLKGLLSRVMDPPAG is encoded by the coding sequence ATGGATCTGCTCGCCGTGGTCGCGGCCGCCTTCGAGATCGAGATGCGGACCACGGAGCGGCTGACCGTGTTCCTGGCCGAGCACCGGCTCACGCCGGCCACCGCGCATGCGCTCTGGGTGATCGACCCGGACGAGCCGCCGCCGTCGATGAAGGTGATGACCGACCGGCTGCACTGCAACGCGCCCAACCTGACGTTCCTGGCGAACCAGCTGATCGACCGCGGCCTGGTCACCCGGGACACGGATCCGGTGGACCGGCGCTCCCGGGTGCTGATGCTGACCGCGCGCGGGCGGGAGGTCCGCGACGGGCTGATCCGGACAACGCTGGCGATCACGCCCTACGCCGTGCTGAACTCCGACGAGATCGCGCAGCTGAAGGGTTTGCTGAGCCGCGTAATGGACCCGCCCGCCGGGTAA
- a CDS encoding alpha/beta hydrolase, whose protein sequence is MADAGRDRFGPPPAGERRGDRIEYRDAFVAQEQGYRPLLLDLVAPAGTTGPVPVVLWIHGGGWLNGSPKVTPDWLAGEDHVGRLLAAGCAVALPAYRLSREAAFPAPLHDLKSAIRYLRLYAADLGIDPSRVGVWGESAGGLLASLLALSPDEGEVGVTEGHSRVQAAVSWYGPADLATMQAHRHPRATGDHDADDSPESLLIGAPVTRSPEKAAAASPVTYARRDAPPILLLHGEEDVVVGYRQSVELAAALRAAGAPVELELVPGADHLVGGADLGAQVRRSVEFLARTLGGPPQI, encoded by the coding sequence ATGGCTGATGCAGGCAGGGACCGGTTCGGCCCGCCACCCGCGGGGGAGCGGCGCGGCGACCGGATCGAATATCGGGACGCTTTCGTGGCACAGGAGCAGGGCTACCGCCCACTGCTGCTGGATCTGGTCGCGCCGGCCGGCACGACCGGCCCGGTGCCGGTGGTGCTGTGGATCCACGGCGGCGGCTGGCTCAACGGCTCGCCGAAGGTGACGCCGGACTGGCTGGCCGGCGAGGACCACGTGGGCCGCCTGCTCGCGGCTGGGTGCGCGGTGGCGCTGCCGGCCTATCGGCTCAGCCGCGAGGCCGCGTTCCCCGCGCCGCTGCACGACCTCAAGTCCGCGATCCGCTACCTGCGCCTCTACGCCGCCGACCTCGGCATCGACCCGAGCCGGGTCGGCGTCTGGGGTGAGTCGGCCGGCGGCCTGCTGGCGTCGCTGCTGGCCCTTTCGCCGGACGAGGGCGAGGTCGGCGTGACCGAGGGCCACTCGCGCGTGCAGGCGGCCGTGTCCTGGTACGGCCCGGCCGACCTGGCCACCATGCAGGCACACCGGCACCCGCGCGCGACCGGCGACCACGACGCCGACGACTCGCCGGAGTCGCTGCTGATCGGTGCGCCGGTGACCCGCTCACCGGAGAAGGCGGCGGCGGCCAGCCCGGTGACGTATGCACGCCGGGACGCACCGCCGATCCTGCTGCTGCACGGCGAGGAGGACGTGGTCGTCGGCTACCGGCAGAGCGTCGAGCTGGCCGCCGCGCTCCGCGCCGCCGGCGCCCCGGTCGAGCTGGAGCTGGTGCCCGGCGCCGACCACCTGGTCGGCGGCGCGGACCTCGGCGCGCAGGTGCGGCGCAGCGTGGAGTTCCTCGCCCGTACCCTCGGCGGGCCTCCTCAAATCTGA
- a CDS encoding DUF4383 domain-containing protein: MANHSTSVAARSPVRTAALVYAVVFLLVGAAGFIPGLTTNYDTMQFAGHESDALLLGVFQVSILHNIVHLLYGVAGLALARTVNGARLFLVVGGATYLVLWLYGLVIGHDTAANFVPLNNADNWLHLFLAVTMIALGLLLVRRPART; this comes from the coding sequence ATGGCTAACCATTCGACGTCCGTGGCCGCCCGGTCCCCGGTCCGCACCGCCGCACTCGTGTACGCGGTCGTGTTCCTGCTCGTCGGCGCGGCCGGTTTCATCCCCGGCCTGACCACGAACTACGACACCATGCAGTTCGCCGGGCACGAGTCCGACGCGCTGCTGCTCGGCGTGTTCCAGGTGTCCATCCTGCACAACATCGTGCACCTGCTCTACGGCGTCGCCGGGCTCGCACTGGCCCGCACGGTCAACGGCGCCCGGCTGTTCCTGGTCGTCGGCGGCGCCACCTACCTGGTGCTGTGGCTGTACGGCCTGGTCATCGGCCACGACACCGCCGCCAACTTCGTGCCGCTGAACAACGCCGACAACTGGCTGCACCTGTTCCTGGCGGTCACCATGATCGCCCTGGGCCTGCTGCTGGTCCGGCGGCCGGCCCGCACCTGA
- a CDS encoding HD domain-containing protein, whose translation MIIPSDSQIRDLHQRHAPSPEAFALVWTHCEIVCAIAEQLLDGPGGAGLDRDLVRAGALLHDIGVYRLYGADGRINGREYVRHGLLGRDLLAAEGLPDPLCRICAHHTGVGISRADVLAQDLPLPPADYLAENAEERLVMYADKFHSKKTPPVFNSAESFAASIGRFGPDKPARFAQLRAEFGTPDLTGLAARHGHVLI comes from the coding sequence GTGATCATTCCGAGTGACTCGCAGATCCGGGACCTGCACCAACGGCACGCACCGAGCCCGGAGGCGTTCGCGCTGGTGTGGACGCACTGCGAGATCGTCTGCGCGATCGCGGAACAGTTGCTGGACGGCCCCGGCGGCGCCGGCCTGGACCGGGATCTCGTCCGGGCCGGCGCGCTGCTGCACGACATCGGCGTCTACCGGCTCTACGGCGCGGACGGGCGGATCAACGGCCGCGAGTACGTCCGGCACGGCCTGCTCGGCCGGGACCTGCTGGCCGCGGAAGGGCTGCCGGACCCGCTGTGCCGGATCTGCGCGCACCACACCGGCGTCGGGATCAGCCGCGCGGACGTACTCGCCCAGGACCTGCCGCTGCCACCGGCCGACTACCTGGCGGAGAACGCGGAGGAACGGCTGGTCATGTACGCGGACAAGTTCCACAGCAAGAAAACCCCGCCGGTGTTCAACTCCGCCGAGTCGTTCGCCGCGTCGATCGGCCGGTTCGGCCCGGACAAGCCGGCCCGCTTCGCGCAGCTCCGCGCCGAGTTCGGCACCCCGGACCTGACCGGGCTCGCCGCGCGCCACGGCCACGTGCTCATCTGA
- a CDS encoding TerC family protein, producing the protein MLEVSALGWALTIGAIVALLAIDLMAGWLRPHAVGFKEATAWSVFYVAVAIVFGLIFAWQVGWGYGTEYFAGYIVEKSLSIDNLFVFVIIISTFAVPAEHQHKVLTFGILAALVLRVIFIALGAALLSLFSFMFLIFGLVLIWTAIQLFRHRNEDPDVEDNGLVKVARRLLPTTTEYHDGHLFARVDGRRVATPLFIVLISIAGTDLLFALDSIPAVFGVTEEAYIVFVANAFALLGLRALFFLVKGLLDRLVYLSVGLAVILAFIGVKLILHWAHDLSDAIPTVSTPLSLSVIIGVLAIAIVASLIKVRRDPSATAHAGSLRVRGNRRDEDRDR; encoded by the coding sequence ATGCTGGAGGTTTCCGCGCTCGGCTGGGCGCTGACGATCGGCGCCATCGTGGCGCTCCTCGCCATCGACCTGATGGCCGGCTGGCTCCGTCCGCACGCGGTCGGTTTCAAGGAGGCGACGGCCTGGTCCGTCTTCTACGTCGCGGTCGCGATCGTGTTCGGCCTGATCTTCGCGTGGCAGGTGGGCTGGGGGTACGGCACCGAGTACTTCGCCGGCTACATCGTGGAGAAGAGCCTGTCGATCGACAACCTGTTCGTCTTCGTCATCATCATCAGCACGTTCGCGGTGCCGGCCGAGCATCAGCACAAGGTGCTCACGTTCGGCATCCTGGCCGCGCTCGTGCTGCGCGTCATCTTCATCGCGCTCGGCGCGGCCCTGCTGTCACTGTTCTCGTTCATGTTCCTGATCTTCGGCCTGGTGCTGATCTGGACCGCGATCCAGCTGTTCCGGCACCGCAACGAGGACCCGGACGTGGAGGACAACGGCCTGGTCAAGGTCGCCCGCCGGCTGCTGCCGACGACCACCGAGTACCACGACGGCCACCTGTTCGCGCGCGTCGACGGACGCCGGGTCGCCACACCGCTGTTCATCGTGCTCATCTCGATCGCCGGCACCGACCTGCTGTTCGCGCTCGACTCGATCCCGGCCGTGTTCGGCGTGACCGAGGAGGCGTACATCGTCTTCGTCGCGAACGCGTTCGCGCTGCTCGGGCTGCGCGCGCTGTTCTTCCTGGTCAAGGGCCTGCTGGACCGGCTGGTCTACCTGTCCGTCGGGCTCGCGGTGATCCTTGCGTTCATCGGCGTCAAGCTGATCCTGCACTGGGCGCACGACCTGAGCGACGCGATCCCCACGGTGTCCACGCCGCTGTCGCTGTCCGTCATCATCGGTGTGCTGGCCATCGCGATCGTCGCCAGCCTGATCAAGGTCCGCCGCGATCCGTCCGCCACCGCGCACGCCGGCTCGCTGCGGGTTCGCGGCAACCGCCGGGACGAGGACCGCGACCGGTAG
- a CDS encoding CPBP family intramembrane glutamic endopeptidase: MIGNIAFNGGYRIDGLGEAPENAIGLFGFMAGAAVTEELLFRGVLFRHAERWIGTWLAFALSAALFGAGHPLNPNADWWGAICVAVADGGMPTSAYIATRGLWLPIGLHFGWNYAASAVFSTEVSGNGTPAGATVTAIRSPPIQVNHRR; encoded by the coding sequence GTGATCGGGAACATCGCGTTCAACGGCGGCTACCGGATCGACGGCCTCGGCGAGGCGCCGGAGAACGCGATCGGGTTGTTCGGGTTCATGGCCGGGGCCGCGGTCACGGAGGAGCTGCTGTTCCGCGGCGTGTTGTTCCGGCACGCCGAGCGGTGGATCGGCACCTGGCTCGCGTTCGCACTGTCGGCCGCGCTGTTCGGCGCCGGGCATCCGCTCAACCCGAACGCGGACTGGTGGGGCGCGATCTGCGTGGCGGTCGCCGATGGCGGCATGCCGACCTCGGCGTACATCGCGACCCGCGGTCTGTGGCTGCCGATCGGTCTGCACTTCGGCTGGAACTACGCGGCATCCGCCGTCTTCAGCACCGAGGTCTCCGGCAACGGTACGCCGGCCGGCGCCACTGTGACCGCCATCCGGTCGCCGCCGATTCAGGTGAACCATCGTCGATGA
- a CDS encoding MerR family transcriptional regulator, protein MKVKEDTVWRIGQLARMTGVSERTLRHYDAIGLLPPAAVTAGSGHRWYGTAELARLERIRGLQRLGLPLKQIATLAGAPDRDLHTALTGSLADLRARIAVMTAALAAAEAHLSDPSGLLPQQTTVGPRDLRVLRRRITGPSELTGLCGDTPGTLLTWLDHAAGSTPPPDPETGFQAALTVSGGHRMTLPARTVVRAVVPSTAGVPPYRNPTLRTDAEPPPASGPPRHAGMPLRAERPPGAGTSWHGNTPPGAGAPPDSAVVAAGKALFAWVDRHGLAVAGPTVEDHLVDGDGGTLTVLELTVVAKSLPPSAALADRSEDGPSAGRR, encoded by the coding sequence GTGAAGGTCAAGGAGGACACCGTGTGGCGAATCGGCCAGCTGGCCCGGATGACCGGCGTCTCCGAGCGGACGCTGCGCCACTACGACGCGATCGGGCTGCTGCCACCGGCCGCGGTCACGGCGGGCAGCGGGCACCGCTGGTACGGCACAGCGGAACTGGCCCGCCTGGAACGCATCCGCGGCCTGCAACGCCTCGGCCTGCCGCTGAAGCAGATCGCCACCCTGGCCGGCGCACCGGACCGGGACCTGCACACCGCGCTGACCGGATCGCTCGCGGACCTGCGCGCCCGGATCGCCGTCATGACCGCCGCGCTCGCGGCCGCGGAGGCACACCTGTCCGACCCGTCCGGCCTGCTGCCCCAGCAGACGACCGTGGGCCCGCGTGACCTGCGCGTGCTGAGGCGACGGATCACCGGCCCGTCCGAGCTGACCGGCCTGTGCGGTGACACCCCGGGCACCCTGCTGACCTGGCTCGATCACGCGGCCGGCTCGACCCCGCCCCCGGACCCGGAAACCGGGTTCCAGGCCGCGCTGACGGTCTCCGGCGGACACCGCATGACGCTGCCCGCGCGGACCGTGGTGCGTGCGGTGGTGCCATCGACCGCGGGCGTGCCGCCGTACCGAAACCCAACGCTTCGCACGGACGCGGAACCGCCGCCCGCCTCAGGGCCACCGCGGCACGCGGGCATGCCGCTGCGCGCGGAACGGCCGCCGGGCGCGGGCACCTCGTGGCACGGGAACACACCGCCGGGTGCCGGAGCGCCGCCGGACTCGGCTGTGGTGGCGGCCGGGAAGGCGCTGTTCGCATGGGTGGACCGGCACGGGCTGGCCGTTGCCGGACCGACGGTCGAGGATCATCTCGTCGACGGCGACGGCGGCACGCTGACCGTCCTGGAGCTGACCGTGGTGGCGAAGTCGCTCCCGCCGTCAGCCGCCCTCGCCGACCGGTCCGAAGATGGGCCGAGCGCCGGGAGACGGTAG
- a CDS encoding SgcJ/EcaC family oxidoreductase, which produces MTTSDLSAPARADDIAAIERVLATVQHAQNNELPGEFLDVFRDDAVWTTGHGKLLFGLDAIAAFTRQVLPGGMRDSTVTFTLEHVLFIRPDVAAVKVRQSYRTPEGEDLGTPLWIMSKEEGRWLLAACQNTGAPAGELPSPGARPIFGPVGEGG; this is translated from the coding sequence ATGACCACTTCGGACCTGAGTGCACCGGCCCGCGCCGACGACATCGCGGCGATCGAACGCGTGCTGGCCACGGTCCAGCATGCGCAGAACAACGAACTGCCCGGCGAGTTCCTGGACGTGTTCCGCGACGACGCCGTCTGGACGACCGGCCACGGCAAGCTACTCTTCGGCCTCGATGCGATCGCCGCGTTCACCCGGCAGGTGCTCCCCGGCGGGATGCGCGACTCGACCGTGACGTTCACACTCGAGCACGTCCTGTTCATCCGGCCCGACGTGGCGGCCGTCAAGGTGCGCCAGTCCTATCGCACGCCGGAGGGGGAGGACCTGGGCACCCCGCTCTGGATCATGTCCAAGGAAGAGGGCCGGTGGCTGCTGGCCGCCTGCCAGAACACCGGCGCCCCCGCCGGCGAACTACCGTCTCCCGGCGCTCGGCCCATCTTCGGACCGGTCGGCGAGGGCGGCTGA
- a CDS encoding cupin domain-containing protein → MLAAVVAATTVGTAGAAQATPPGPGVSGTVIAQHTVGGTDYVLREITIPPGQATGWHYHDGALYATVRQGALSHFDATCARDGYYPRGSFIYEPAGADEVHIGINRGRTPIVLEVLYVLPTGSPLSQDAPNPGCPFE, encoded by the coding sequence GTGCTGGCGGCGGTCGTGGCCGCGACCACGGTCGGTACGGCCGGGGCGGCGCAGGCGACGCCGCCGGGACCGGGCGTGTCCGGCACGGTCATCGCGCAGCACACGGTCGGCGGCACCGACTACGTGCTGCGGGAGATCACCATCCCGCCGGGGCAGGCCACCGGCTGGCACTACCACGACGGCGCGCTCTACGCGACGGTACGCCAGGGCGCGCTGAGCCACTTCGACGCGACGTGCGCGCGGGACGGCTACTACCCGCGGGGCAGCTTCATCTACGAACCGGCCGGTGCGGACGAGGTCCACATCGGCATCAACCGCGGCCGCACCCCGATCGTCCTGGAGGTGCTGTACGTGCTGCCCACGGGCTCGCCGCTGTCGCAGGACGCGCCGAACCCGGGTTGCCCGTTCGAGTAG
- a CDS encoding FdhF/YdeP family oxidoreductase translates to MATNAPTDDVGDRDLRVAPPKQAAAGVPGVLHGLAAAQQQMGVRRSALTLLKLNQAGGFDCPGCAWPEPAPGKRSHFEFCENGAKAVAEEATLRRITPEFFARHSISDLAGRSDYWLGQQGRLTTPVIKRADSDHYEPIGWDAAFATVAAQLNAVEPDRSVFYTSGRTSNEAAFAYQLFVRAYGTNNLPDCSNMCHESSGVALMQTIGIGKGSVTLEDVHRAKLIVVVGQNPGTNHPRMLTALEKAKKAGATVVAVNPLLEAGLLRFKNPQAPDGVVGKGTSLADHYLQIKVGGDLPLFAALGHLLLPHADREFIDAHTAGFAEYAAARATVDWDVIETQTGLERARIEQVARLMAESEGTIVCWAMGLTQRSDSVPTIREVVNVQLLRGMIGKPGAGLCPVRGHSNVQGDRTMGIIESPPPWVDNIERELGIEVPRTHGYAVVDAIRAMRDGRARFFMALGGNFAAAAPDTDVTLAALASCEMTVHVSTKLNRTHVTPGKVSLILPCLGRTERDPAGFVTVEDSMSAVHASVGRLAPASPDLLSELAIISRLAQATLSADLPWPEWERSYPAIREVIAKVVPGFDDYEAKVSTREGFTLPHGPRDSREFRTADGRAQFTVNHIVERSLPPGRLMLQTMRSHDQYNTTIYGMDDRYRGISGGRRVVFVSAKDLAALGLADGSMVDIVSEWKDGVERRAPGFRLVEYPIAAGCAGAYFPEANVLVPLDSTAELSHTPTSKEIVIRLEPAA, encoded by the coding sequence ATGGCCACAAACGCTCCCACCGACGACGTCGGAGACCGCGATCTCCGCGTGGCACCGCCGAAGCAGGCCGCGGCCGGCGTCCCCGGCGTCCTGCACGGCCTGGCGGCCGCACAACAGCAGATGGGCGTACGCCGCAGCGCGCTGACCCTGCTGAAGCTGAACCAGGCCGGTGGTTTCGACTGCCCGGGGTGTGCGTGGCCGGAGCCCGCGCCGGGCAAGCGCAGCCACTTCGAGTTCTGCGAGAACGGTGCGAAGGCGGTGGCCGAGGAGGCGACGCTGCGGCGGATCACGCCGGAGTTCTTCGCCCGGCACTCCATATCCGACCTGGCGGGCCGGTCCGACTACTGGCTCGGCCAGCAGGGCCGGCTCACCACGCCGGTGATCAAGCGGGCGGACAGCGACCACTACGAGCCGATCGGCTGGGACGCCGCCTTCGCCACCGTCGCGGCGCAGCTGAACGCGGTCGAGCCGGACCGGTCCGTCTTCTACACCAGCGGCCGCACGTCGAACGAGGCCGCGTTCGCGTACCAGCTGTTCGTCCGCGCATACGGCACGAACAACCTGCCGGACTGCTCGAACATGTGCCACGAGTCGTCGGGCGTGGCGCTGATGCAGACGATCGGCATCGGCAAGGGCTCGGTCACGCTGGAGGACGTGCACCGGGCGAAGCTGATCGTCGTGGTCGGGCAGAACCCGGGGACGAACCACCCGCGCATGCTGACCGCGCTGGAGAAGGCGAAGAAGGCCGGCGCCACCGTCGTCGCGGTCAACCCGCTGCTCGAGGCGGGCCTGCTCCGGTTCAAGAATCCGCAGGCCCCGGACGGTGTGGTCGGCAAGGGCACCTCGCTGGCCGACCACTACCTGCAGATCAAGGTCGGCGGGGACCTGCCGCTGTTCGCCGCGCTCGGTCACCTGCTGCTGCCGCACGCGGACCGGGAGTTCATCGACGCGCACACCGCGGGCTTCGCGGAGTACGCCGCGGCCCGCGCCACCGTCGACTGGGACGTGATCGAGACCCAGACCGGCCTGGAGCGCGCGCGGATCGAACAGGTCGCGCGTCTGATGGCGGAGTCCGAGGGCACGATCGTCTGCTGGGCTATGGGTCTGACCCAGCGCTCCGACTCGGTGCCGACGATCCGCGAGGTCGTCAACGTCCAGCTGCTGCGCGGCATGATCGGCAAGCCGGGCGCCGGCCTGTGCCCGGTCCGCGGGCACAGCAACGTGCAGGGCGACCGGACCATGGGCATCATCGAGAGCCCGCCGCCCTGGGTCGACAACATCGAGCGTGAGCTGGGCATCGAGGTGCCACGCACGCACGGGTACGCGGTGGTCGACGCGATCCGGGCGATGCGCGACGGCCGGGCCCGGTTCTTCATGGCGCTCGGCGGCAACTTCGCCGCCGCGGCCCCGGACACCGACGTCACGCTGGCCGCGCTCGCGTCCTGCGAGATGACCGTGCACGTGTCCACGAAGCTCAACCGCACGCACGTCACGCCCGGCAAGGTGTCGCTGATCCTGCCGTGCCTGGGCCGCACCGAGCGGGACCCGGCCGGGTTCGTCACGGTGGAGGACTCGATGTCGGCCGTGCACGCGTCCGTGGGCCGGCTCGCGCCCGCATCCCCGGACCTGCTGTCCGAGCTGGCCATCATCTCGCGGCTGGCGCAGGCCACACTCTCCGCCGACCTGCCGTGGCCGGAGTGGGAGCGGTCGTACCCGGCGATCCGCGAGGTGATCGCCAAGGTGGTGCCCGGCTTCGACGACTACGAGGCGAAGGTGTCGACGCGCGAGGGCTTCACGCTGCCGCACGGGCCGCGGGACAGCCGCGAGTTCCGCACGGCAGACGGCCGGGCACAGTTCACGGTCAACCACATCGTCGAGCGGAGCCTGCCGCCGGGCCGGCTGATGCTGCAGACGATGCGCAGCCACGATCAGTACAACACCACGATCTACGGCATGGACGACCGGTACCGGGGCATCTCCGGCGGCCGCCGCGTGGTCTTCGTCAGCGCGAAGGACCTGGCCGCGCTGGGTCTCGCGGACGGATCCATGGTGGACATCGTGTCCGAGTGGAAGGACGGCGTGGAGCGGCGCGCGCCCGGCTTCCGGCTGGTGGAGTACCCGATCGCGGCCGGGTGCGCGGGCGCGTACTTCCCGGAGGCGAACGTGCTGGTCCCGCTGGACTCCACGGCTGAGCTGTCGCACACGCCGACGTCCAAGGAGATCGTGATCCGGCTGGAACCGGCCGCCTGA